One window from the genome of Streptomyces sp. NBC_00597 encodes:
- a CDS encoding ABC transporter ATP-binding protein, whose product MAVIEVQDLTRTFRTRRGREVTALDHVGFQVERGEVLGLLGPNGAGKTTLSRILTTLLVPTSGTARVSGFDVVDRPREVRRRIGLVLGGDRGLYGRLTARQNLRYWAALQGLDARAARRSTEEVLELLGLDGRGDDRVETFSRGMVQRVHLARALLGEPDVLVMDEPTNGMDPHAGAGFRELVRTLRGGGTTVVLTTHDMQEAQALCSRVALIDHGRILRIGSTTELLAGIRAPRTLTAVGVPPETAARIAALPGSATTDAEGNLTARPADDESLSQALLLLAQARAESISVAAPGLAEVYRTVIENREFAL is encoded by the coding sequence ATGGCCGTCATCGAGGTACAGGATCTCACCCGGACCTTCCGGACCCGGCGGGGCCGCGAGGTCACCGCGCTCGACCACGTGGGCTTCCAGGTCGAGCGGGGCGAGGTGCTCGGCCTGTTGGGACCCAACGGAGCGGGCAAGACTACCCTTTCCCGCATTCTCACCACCCTGCTCGTCCCCACCTCCGGCACGGCACGGGTCTCCGGCTTCGACGTCGTGGACCGACCACGTGAGGTCCGCCGCCGCATCGGTCTGGTACTCGGCGGCGACCGGGGGCTCTACGGCCGTCTGACGGCCCGCCAGAACCTGAGGTACTGGGCCGCCCTACAGGGTCTCGACGCGCGGGCCGCCCGCCGGAGCACCGAGGAGGTCCTGGAGCTCCTGGGGCTGGACGGCCGCGGCGACGACCGCGTCGAGACGTTCTCCCGGGGCATGGTGCAGCGGGTCCACCTGGCGCGGGCCCTGCTCGGCGAACCGGACGTACTCGTCATGGACGAGCCGACCAACGGAATGGACCCGCACGCCGGGGCCGGGTTCCGGGAACTGGTCCGCACGCTGCGCGGCGGCGGTACGACCGTCGTCCTCACGACGCACGACATGCAGGAGGCGCAGGCCCTCTGCTCCCGCGTCGCCCTCATCGACCACGGCCGCATCCTGCGGATCGGCTCCACGACGGAACTGCTCGCCGGCATCCGCGCCCCCCGTACCCTCACCGCCGTGGGCGTGCCGCCGGAGACCGCCGCGCGCATCGCCGCACTTCCGGGCAGCGCCACGACCGACGCCGAGGGCAACCTCACGGCCCGCCCGGCCGACGACGAGAGCCTCTCCCAGGCCCTGCTGCTGCTCGCCCAGGCCCGGGCCGAGTCCATCTCGGTCGCCGCCCCCGGCCTGGCCGAGGTCTACCGGACCGTCATCGAGAACCGGGAGTTCGCGCTGTGA